One window of Populus nigra chromosome 5, ddPopNigr1.1, whole genome shotgun sequence genomic DNA carries:
- the LOC133694780 gene encoding uncharacterized protein LOC133694780, with protein sequence MPFPMKIQPIDYQTLDEPVAHQLESVKPVGKSRLKRLFERQFLRNSAAEKVGAIEESHLKDGCNEFEPSSVCLAKMVQNFIEDSNEKQPSVRCNRNRCNCFNGNCNDSSEDEFDSFGGFGDSNLSSSVEAIEILKSLVLCASVCERNLLADTARVVDKNKMCKRKDDVWRKIVVDGLLGLGYDASICKSRWEKAPSYPAGEYEYIDVIIAGERLLIDVDFRSEFEIARSTKTYKSLLQTLPYIFVGKADRLQKIIAIVSDAAKQSLKKKGMPIPPWRKAEYIKAKWLSPHPRTTPPLSSKETYPKPEKEQTLVQNGIAEIERSCQEKNSVEDDAEMGESVFALSSEGSVAEEEVIAVKEWKPPDVKPKSLQIGIKMVTGLASVIEDEP encoded by the exons ATGCCTTTTCCAATGAAGATTCAGCCGATCGATTATCAAACACTCGATGAACCAGTGGCTCACCAGTTGGAGTCAGTAAAGCCGGTGGGGAAATCACGATTGAAGCGACTGTTTGAGAGGCAGTTCCTGAGAAATTCAGCTGCTGAAAAGGTCGGTGCCATCGAGGAGTCGCATTTGAAGGACGGCTGTAACGAGTTCGAGCCGAGTTCTGTGTGCTTGGCGAAAATGGTGCAGAACTTCATCGAGGATAGCAACGAGAAGCAACCATCAGTTAGGTGTAACCGTAATCGCTGCAACTGCTTCAACGGAAATTGTAACGACAGTTCTGAAGATGAATTTGACTCGTTTGGTGGTTTTGGCGATTCTAATCTTTCCTCCTCTGTTGAAGCAATTGAAATTCTAAAG AGTTTGGTGCTGTGTGCAAGTGTTTGTGAGAGGAATTTGCTGGCGGATACAGCGAGGGTTGTTGATAAGAACAAGATGTGTAAGCGAAAAGATGATGTTTGGAGGAAGATCGTTGTTGATGGTCTGTTGGGTCTTGGATATGACGCTTCTATCTGCAAATCTCGCTGGGAAAAAGCCCCCTCCTATCCCGCCG GGGAATATGAATACATAGATGTGATCATCGCAGGCGAGAGGCTGCTAATCGACGTTGATTTCAGATCAGAATTTGAGATAGCTCGATCAACCAAGACTTACAAATCTCTTCTCCAAACGCTACCTTACATTTTCGTAGGTAAAGCTGATCGTCTCCAGAAGATTATTGCCATTGTATCGGATGCAGCAAAGCAGAGCCTTAAGAAGAAGGGCATGCCCATTCCGCCATGGAGAAAAGCTGAGTACATCAAAGCTAAGTGGCTTTCTCCTCACCCGCGAACCACACCTCCTCTTAGCTCAAAAGAAACATATCCTAAACCGGAAAAGGAGCAAACTTTGGTTCAAAATGGGATTGCGGAGATTGAACGGAGTTGCCAAGAGAAGAATTCAGTGGAGGATGATGCTGAGATGGGCGAGTCTGTGTTTGCTTTGTCATCTGAAGGTTCCGTAGCAGAAGAGGAGGTTATAGCGGTGAAAGAATGGAAGCCACCTGATGTTAAGCCCAAAAGTTTACAAATTGGGATTAAGATGGTGACCGGTTTGGCCTCTGTTATCGAAGATGAGCCTTGA